A DNA window from Thermococcus sp. 4557 contains the following coding sequences:
- a CDS encoding HD domain-containing protein, producing MRLEEFIDDGNSIRLIERTRDYARHFFEREGTHGFSHVERVLNLCLHIGREEGADLETLALAALLHDVARPLESAGRVEDHAAEGARIARHYLRSLGYPEEKVEAVAHAIEAHRFSRGPEPETLEAKILSDADKLDAIGAIGVARVFMYSGEHGRSIEDSLEHFEEKILKLKDLMYTETARRMAEERHRFTEEFIERIRREIEGEI from the coding sequence ATGAGGCTCGAGGAGTTCATCGATGATGGAAATTCAATCAGACTCATAGAACGGACCCGCGATTACGCCAGGCACTTCTTTGAACGGGAGGGAACCCATGGCTTCAGCCACGTGGAGCGCGTGCTCAACCTCTGCCTCCACATCGGGAGGGAGGAGGGGGCCGACCTGGAGACCCTGGCCCTTGCGGCCCTCCTCCACGACGTGGCGAGGCCGCTCGAGAGCGCTGGAAGGGTTGAAGACCACGCCGCTGAAGGGGCCAGGATAGCGAGGCACTACCTCAGAAGCCTCGGGTACCCGGAGGAGAAGGTTGAGGCGGTTGCCCACGCCATAGAGGCCCACCGCTTCTCCCGCGGCCCGGAGCCGGAGACGCTTGAAGCCAAGATACTCAGCGACGCCGACAAGCTCGATGCGATCGGTGCGATAGGCGTGGCAAGGGTTTTCATGTACTCGGGCGAGCACGGAAGGAGCATCGAGGATTCCTTAGAGCACTTCGAGGAGAAGATACTGAAGCTGAAGGATTTGATGTACACCGAAACCGCGAGGAGGATGGCCGAGGAGAGGCATCGCTTCACCGAGGAATTCATCGAGCGCATAAGGCGCGAGATAGAGGGCGAAATCTGA
- a CDS encoding glutamate cyclase domain-containing protein, whose protein sequence is MIAHLINTDVGNRGVLRVYLDYRRENPNFLHNSAKLFLDNYERVLIVTGFPIPPEMRAETDGPPGALALAKAVETLGGTAEVLTYPEVKTALEPFGIRFTDEPEIGDYSLVIAVETPGRAADGRYYSMSAMEITRGTFDWAVLRARDIGVPTIGIGDGGNEAGMGNIRGLVSRYVPHGERISSTVETDELILSAVSNWGAYGLVAQASIELGRKLLPGWDEKTIVTIISKLGLIDGVSKTQTPTVDGISLDVHEKIVELLNAVVNEALR, encoded by the coding sequence ATGATAGCACATCTGATAAACACGGACGTTGGGAACCGGGGGGTTCTGAGGGTATACCTCGACTACCGCCGGGAGAACCCCAATTTTTTACATAATTCTGCAAAACTGTTTTTGGATAATTATGAACGCGTTCTCATCGTTACTGGATTTCCCATACCGCCGGAGATGAGGGCAGAAACCGACGGCCCGCCGGGAGCACTGGCCTTGGCGAAGGCGGTTGAGACCCTGGGGGGCACCGCTGAGGTGCTTACTTATCCGGAGGTAAAGACCGCCCTGGAGCCCTTCGGCATCAGGTTCACGGACGAGCCGGAGATAGGGGACTACTCCCTCGTGATAGCGGTCGAAACCCCTGGCAGGGCCGCGGATGGAAGGTACTACTCAATGAGCGCCATGGAGATCACGAGGGGGACTTTTGACTGGGCGGTTCTCAGGGCGAGGGACATCGGAGTTCCCACGATTGGAATAGGCGACGGGGGCAACGAGGCGGGCATGGGGAACATAAGGGGCCTCGTCTCGCGATACGTACCACACGGTGAGAGGATATCGAGCACCGTTGAGACCGATGAGCTCATTCTCTCCGCCGTCTCAAACTGGGGGGCCTACGGGCTCGTGGCCCAGGCGTCGATAGAGCTCGGGCGGAAGCTCCTCCCGGGATGGGATGAGAAGACGATAGTTACAATAATCTCAAAGCTCGGTCTGATAGACGGGGTCTCCAAAACCCAGACGCCGACGGTTGATGGGATAAGCCTCGACGTTCACGAGAAAATCGTTGAGCTTTTAAACGCCGTTGTAAACGAGGCCCTAAGGTGA
- a CDS encoding TIGR02253 family HAD-type hydrolase codes for MRAVLFDIDGTLLTEMPLIQLFLPQVYDTLSKRFGISKDEARERFLGEIFERRDTYDWHDWNFFFRLFDLDLQYEELMERYPHKLHVYPDTIPVLEWLRESGYKLGAVTSGPEYQRLKLRLTGLMDYFDAVVTREDVKAIKPEPKIFLYALEKLGVEPEEAVMVGDSLSQDVYGAKNVGMVAVWINRNGDEDYNMADYEIRTLHELRKVLGGLE; via the coding sequence ATGAGGGCGGTTCTCTTCGACATCGATGGGACTCTGCTGACAGAGATGCCGCTGATTCAGCTGTTTCTCCCGCAGGTTTACGACACGCTCTCGAAACGGTTTGGAATCAGCAAGGATGAGGCCAGGGAACGGTTCCTGGGCGAGATATTCGAGAGGAGGGACACCTACGACTGGCACGACTGGAACTTCTTCTTCAGGCTCTTTGACCTCGACCTCCAGTACGAGGAACTCATGGAGAGGTACCCTCACAAGCTCCACGTCTATCCGGATACGATTCCCGTGCTTGAGTGGCTGAGGGAGAGCGGCTACAAGCTTGGGGCCGTTACCAGCGGACCCGAGTACCAGAGGCTCAAGCTGAGGCTCACCGGGCTGATGGACTACTTCGACGCTGTTGTCACTCGGGAGGACGTCAAGGCAATAAAGCCCGAGCCCAAAATATTCCTGTACGCCCTGGAGAAGCTGGGTGTCGAGCCGGAAGAAGCTGTCATGGTGGGGGACTCCCTGAGCCAGGACGTTTACGGTGCCAAGAACGTGGGCATGGTGGCGGTCTGGATAAATCGGAACGGCGACGAGGATTACAACATGGCGGACTACGAGATTAGAACGCTTCACGAGCTGAGAAAAGTGCTGGGGGGATTGGAATGA
- the hxlAB gene encoding bifunctional 3-hexulose-6-phosphate synthase/6-phospho-3-hexuloisomerase produces MILQVALDLTDIEQAISIAEKAARGGAHWLEVGTPLIKKEGMRAVELLKRRFPDRKIVADLKTMDTGALEVEMAARHGADVVSILGVADDKTIKDAVEVARRYGIRVMVDLIGVKDKVKRAKELEKMGVHYILVHTGIDEQVQGKSPLEDLEKVVKAVSVPVAVAGGLNLQTIPKVIELGATIIIVGGAITKAEKPDDVTRKIIDLFWGEYMMTIRKAMDDIIDHIHNVSESLKLEQVRGFVDAMIGANKIFIYGAGRSGLVGKAFAMRLMHLDFNVYVVGETITPAFGQGDLLIAISGSGETNSIVDAAEIAKKQGGKVVAITSYANSTLGKLADVVVEIPGRAKTDIPTDYIARQMLTKYKWIAPMGTLFEDSTMIFLDGVIALLMATFQKTEKDMKKKHATLE; encoded by the coding sequence ATGATACTTCAGGTTGCCCTTGATCTGACTGACATTGAGCAGGCCATTTCTATCGCGGAGAAGGCCGCCCGCGGCGGTGCCCACTGGCTCGAGGTTGGAACTCCTCTTATCAAGAAGGAAGGCATGCGCGCTGTGGAGCTTCTCAAGAGGCGCTTCCCGGACAGGAAGATCGTCGCCGACCTCAAGACCATGGACACCGGCGCCCTGGAGGTCGAGATGGCCGCGCGCCACGGTGCCGATGTCGTTTCTATCCTCGGTGTCGCCGATGACAAGACGATAAAGGACGCGGTTGAAGTTGCAAGGCGCTATGGAATCAGGGTCATGGTTGACCTCATAGGCGTTAAGGACAAGGTCAAGCGCGCCAAGGAACTCGAGAAGATGGGCGTTCACTACATACTCGTCCACACGGGCATAGACGAGCAGGTTCAGGGCAAGAGCCCGCTGGAGGACCTGGAGAAAGTCGTCAAAGCCGTCAGCGTCCCCGTTGCCGTCGCCGGCGGACTGAACCTCCAGACCATACCGAAGGTCATCGAGCTGGGGGCCACGATAATAATCGTCGGGGGCGCGATAACCAAGGCCGAGAAGCCGGATGATGTTACGAGGAAGATAATCGACCTCTTCTGGGGCGAGTACATGATGACCATAAGGAAGGCGATGGACGACATAATCGACCACATCCACAACGTCTCGGAGAGCCTCAAGCTGGAGCAGGTTCGCGGCTTCGTCGATGCCATGATCGGGGCGAACAAGATATTCATCTACGGCGCCGGGAGGAGCGGCCTCGTCGGCAAGGCCTTCGCGATGAGACTCATGCACCTCGACTTCAACGTCTACGTCGTCGGCGAGACCATAACCCCGGCCTTCGGCCAGGGGGACCTGCTCATAGCCATCAGCGGTTCCGGTGAGACCAACAGCATCGTCGATGCGGCGGAGATAGCCAAGAAGCAGGGAGGCAAAGTGGTCGCGATAACCTCCTACGCCAACTCGACCCTTGGGAAGCTCGCCGACGTGGTTGTTGAGATACCCGGAAGGGCCAAGACCGACATCCCGACGGACTACATAGCGCGCCAGATGCTCACCAAGTACAAGTGGATAGCCCCGATGGGAACCCTCTTCGAGGACTCGACCATGATATTCCTCGACGGGGTCATAGCCCTCCTCATGGCAACCTTCCAGAAAACGGAGAAGGACATGAAGAAGAAGCACGCGACCCTTGAGTGA
- a CDS encoding arginase family protein, which translates to MVTFIPFGEKPNRDGVLYVLQLLKRNKLIEDYMIVESSRVELLPERIPQDSAYIIGEHLATYGIVEKLRPQSLISVDAHTDLMHDYLDHGSWLAYALEERLVNRAVVLAPVLMIPTTERTQLWTRRVKIFPALLRSRKVRGKWRAYKNLQTNDLLEILDETKKYLGEEIYLTVDLDVLRPEYKIARFQHGELTLDELMELLEEVKKNFKIAAFDIAEVSDRIRRSRLGKKAFVEIFQLLTG; encoded by the coding sequence ATGGTGACGTTCATTCCCTTCGGCGAAAAGCCCAACCGCGACGGCGTTCTCTACGTTCTTCAGCTCCTCAAAAGGAACAAACTCATCGAGGATTACATGATAGTTGAATCGAGCAGGGTCGAGCTTCTGCCGGAGAGGATTCCCCAGGACAGTGCGTACATAATAGGGGAGCACCTCGCCACGTACGGAATAGTCGAAAAGCTCAGGCCCCAGTCGCTCATCAGCGTCGATGCCCACACTGACCTGATGCACGACTACCTCGACCACGGCTCGTGGCTGGCATATGCCCTTGAGGAGCGCCTCGTAAACCGTGCCGTCGTCCTCGCCCCGGTTCTCATGATACCAACCACCGAGCGGACGCAGCTCTGGACGCGGCGCGTCAAGATATTTCCCGCCCTGCTGAGGAGCAGAAAGGTGCGCGGAAAGTGGAGGGCCTACAAGAACCTCCAGACGAACGACCTGCTCGAGATACTCGACGAGACGAAGAAGTACCTCGGGGAAGAGATATACCTCACCGTCGACCTCGACGTCCTCCGGCCAGAGTACAAGATAGCCCGCTTCCAGCACGGCGAGCTGACCCTTGATGAGCTCATGGAGTTGCTGGAAGAGGTGAAAAAGAATTTCAAGATAGCGGCTTTTGACATAGCCGAGGTCTCGGACAGGATAAGGCGTTCGAGACTCGGGAAGAAGGCCTTCGTCGAGATCTTCCAGCTCCTGACGGGGTGA
- a CDS encoding Sjogren's syndrome/scleroderma autoantigen 1 family protein translates to MSARGPTEEEIRNIIMPLMLSGAKMLDKHCPKCGSPLFEKDGKVFCPVCEHRKKQQKAEMKGVEERLMEKLNELANSLPEDIGELEKHLRAMEKIIELLERYRKLEGGE, encoded by the coding sequence ATGAGCGCCAGGGGGCCCACGGAGGAGGAGATCCGGAATATAATAATGCCCCTCATGCTCTCGGGGGCCAAGATGCTCGACAAGCACTGCCCCAAGTGCGGCTCGCCCCTCTTCGAGAAGGATGGTAAGGTCTTCTGCCCCGTCTGCGAGCACAGGAAGAAGCAGCAGAAGGCAGAGATGAAGGGCGTCGAAGAGAGGCTGATGGAGAAGCTCAACGAGCTCGCCAACTCCCTCCCGGAGGACATCGGCGAACTGGAGAAACACTTAAGGGCAATGGAGAAGATAATAGAACTGTTGGAAAGATACCGGAAACTGGAGGGAGGAGAATGA
- a CDS encoding helix-turn-helix domain-containing protein, whose product MKNVKVLEALGDGPKTIEEIAEKTGVPAMEVRRYLLRFVEQGKVESYQKDGKLYWKLKEKDELEEEFKYV is encoded by the coding sequence ATGAAGAATGTAAAGGTTCTGGAGGCCCTCGGCGATGGCCCCAAGACCATCGAGGAGATAGCGGAAAAGACCGGCGTCCCCGCAATGGAGGTGCGCCGCTACCTGCTCCGCTTCGTCGAACAGGGCAAGGTCGAGAGCTACCAGAAGGATGGGAAGCTCTACTGGAAGCTGAAGGAAAAGGACGAGCTTGAGGAGGAGTTCAAATACGTCTGA
- a CDS encoding DUF4855 domain-containing protein, with protein sequence MAKFALWWVKWNGPNYESRMTVGGKKATVEDFRERGFDRIVVLDGEGRGSRYTGPYYDSGRNDGKEFARWVADHISGIPLLYLTIPFYRPDGSQRDQALISFGYSGVNSYYKGWIDGVLSVNNGNLKGFYWSYESCLQTGNYGKNVSKEFIQYMYDYIHDHGLELIWIPATNDRGVSYLSDDAFDGILKVGGYFDYVFVQPNYYQNKNCIENINGTEQTFPYSYKKLVEKIRYIHDGLQKQVRKQNPNTVVSIEMEADRTVLGIPCRYSGRCPENMGCDHNLKTCYENCREHEHGKAINYALDYMRALHDTGWEPSDRAYYFSTDLKVIDVLQERCRRELNEPYV encoded by the coding sequence ATGGCGAAGTTCGCACTGTGGTGGGTTAAGTGGAATGGTCCTAACTACGAGTCAAGGATGACCGTTGGGGGCAAGAAAGCCACTGTCGAGGACTTCAGGGAGAGGGGCTTTGATAGGATTGTTGTGCTTGATGGAGAGGGAAGAGGTTCTCGCTATACCGGTCCGTACTATGATTCCGGGCGAAATGATGGGAAAGAATTCGCGAGGTGGGTGGCAGATCACATCTCCGGAATCCCTCTATTATATCTAACAATACCCTTTTATCGCCCCGACGGTAGCCAAAGGGATCAGGCACTGATTTCATTTGGATACTCCGGCGTGAACTCGTACTATAAAGGCTGGATTGATGGTGTTCTGAGCGTTAACAACGGCAATCTCAAAGGATTCTACTGGAGTTATGAGAGTTGCCTTCAAACCGGTAACTATGGTAAGAACGTTTCTAAGGAATTCATCCAATACATGTACGACTACATCCACGACCACGGGCTGGAGTTGATTTGGATTCCGGCAACTAATGATAGAGGCGTGTCGTATTTGAGCGATGATGCGTTTGACGGGATTCTCAAAGTTGGCGGCTACTTTGATTACGTATTCGTTCAGCCAAACTATTATCAGAACAAAAACTGCATAGAGAACATTAACGGCACTGAACAAACGTTCCCGTACTCCTATAAGAAACTCGTTGAGAAAATCAGGTACATTCACGATGGGCTACAAAAACAGGTCAGGAAACAAAATCCAAACACGGTAGTCTCAATAGAGATGGAAGCAGACAGGACAGTCCTGGGCATTCCGTGCAGATATTCGGGCAGATGCCCCGAAAACATGGGATGCGACCACAACCTTAAAACCTGTTATGAAAACTGCAGGGAGCACGAGCATGGGAAAGCAATAAACTATGCCCTAGATTATATGAGAGCATTACACGATACAGGATGGGAACCATCGGACCGGGCCTACTACTTCAGCACTGACCTCAAAGTGATAGACGTGCTCCAAGAACGCTGCCGGAGGGAACTCAATGAACCGTACGTTTAG
- a CDS encoding CGP-CTERM sorting domain-containing protein yields MNRTFRAAITLFFALTLLSKAVVSAGSGGSVYNVQYSVISNGSEAFIPLLILTYGPYCPPLSGIDCANATTGEVIGGEEHLLYFNGSQLYLLNLTPAFRALYPNYSTLLDRFEALYHYTLGHSLNGARFINGSWYLDLTFRPPMTHVRGVYIFDSENLCIEPVNVSWSKLPRGKISDEINGWKIVLQSPSFTKWDYANMSDVWVTMSENALRWSPGSPEIVNSSVFPIYFLLKKEGHVKNITLVYLNMNVTRDDFVPPSAPVPGYWFPDSVKIANVTTCEKANVTTSPSTAAETSTVPNRTTISSNTMKTPTNTKETKDGICGPGFIVLLAVMSLLPRKTPKR; encoded by the coding sequence ATGAACCGTACGTTTAGAGCAGCCATCACCCTGTTTTTCGCTCTCACACTCTTATCCAAGGCCGTGGTTTCAGCTGGATCGGGCGGTTCTGTCTACAACGTTCAGTACTCCGTCATATCCAACGGAAGCGAGGCTTTTATTCCCCTCCTAATCCTCACCTACGGGCCATACTGCCCCCCACTTTCGGGAATTGACTGCGCCAATGCGACCACCGGGGAGGTTATTGGGGGAGAAGAGCATCTGCTCTACTTCAATGGCTCTCAGCTATACCTTCTAAACCTCACGCCCGCATTCCGAGCCCTTTATCCGAACTACAGCACGCTCCTTGACAGGTTCGAGGCCCTCTACCACTACACTCTCGGCCATTCTCTTAATGGTGCGCGCTTCATAAACGGAAGCTGGTACCTGGATCTCACGTTCCGCCCTCCGATGACTCATGTCCGCGGTGTCTACATTTTCGATTCAGAAAACCTGTGCATTGAACCCGTTAATGTTAGCTGGTCCAAGCTTCCAAGGGGAAAAATCAGCGACGAGATAAACGGCTGGAAAATAGTGCTTCAGTCCCCGAGCTTCACAAAATGGGACTACGCAAACATGAGCGACGTGTGGGTCACGATGAGCGAGAACGCGCTGAGGTGGTCTCCTGGCTCCCCTGAAATCGTCAATTCGAGCGTTTTTCCTATTTACTTCCTCCTCAAAAAGGAGGGTCACGTGAAGAACATCACCCTCGTTTACCTTAACATGAACGTTACAAGGGACGACTTCGTCCCGCCGAGCGCCCCCGTTCCAGGCTACTGGTTCCCAGACAGTGTTAAGATAGCCAATGTGACCACCTGCGAGAAAGCGAACGTGACTACATCCCCCAGTACGGCCGCTGAGACTAGTACCGTCCCTAACAGAACAACAATCTCATCAAATACAATGAAAACACCAACCAACACAAAAGAAACCAAAGATGGCATCTGCGGACCAGGGTTCATTGTTCTCTTGGCAGTCATGAGCTTGCTCCCAAGAAAAACTCCAAAGAGGTGA
- a CDS encoding CGP-CTERM sorting domain-containing protein, producing MSRLVIPLFIALLFVAAPVSAVYSVHSGGFLYEVHSSVFSNGTGALIHAEVDNYGITCGMDSCWAEVYDVYDYLLFFDGSQLYLLNFTPSVLSDLPPYAPKNVSAVYFKGVTYVNGSWYVNVHVFAYSKENHSSVNVDYVYRLDTGQFCVERVNESWFRLKKGMLKKEINGWKIEVPGNFFLVAKASDANQSPLRPLVVNWAQFPVYFTLRKGNLTKNITLFYINTTSTINGFWFPDDVKIVNVTVCKKTSANTPTGTPAEANLTPPTRETRSNKTETATNTGNTETSICGPGFILLAALIPVLLRRAKR from the coding sequence ATGTCCCGACTGGTGATTCCCCTCTTCATCGCCCTTCTTTTCGTCGCTGCCCCAGTTTCGGCAGTCTATTCCGTGCATTCAGGCGGTTTTCTATACGAAGTCCACAGCTCCGTCTTCTCAAACGGGACAGGGGCACTGATTCACGCCGAGGTTGACAACTACGGCATCACCTGCGGTATGGATTCCTGCTGGGCAGAGGTGTATGATGTTTATGATTATCTCCTCTTCTTCGATGGTTCTCAGCTCTACCTCCTCAACTTTACCCCCTCCGTACTCAGCGACCTCCCCCCTTATGCCCCAAAGAACGTGAGCGCCGTGTACTTCAAAGGAGTAACCTACGTGAACGGCTCCTGGTACGTTAACGTGCACGTCTTCGCCTACTCCAAGGAGAACCACAGTAGCGTGAACGTTGACTACGTTTATAGGTTAGATACGGGACAGTTCTGCGTTGAGCGCGTTAACGAGAGCTGGTTCCGGCTCAAGAAAGGGATGCTAAAGAAGGAGATAAACGGCTGGAAAATCGAAGTCCCCGGAAATTTCTTCCTCGTTGCAAAGGCGAGTGATGCCAACCAGTCTCCCCTGCGACCGCTGGTTGTTAACTGGGCCCAGTTTCCAGTCTATTTCACTCTCAGAAAGGGCAATTTGACGAAGAACATCACCCTCTTCTACATCAACACAACCAGCACGATAAACGGCTTCTGGTTTCCCGATGACGTTAAAATCGTTAACGTGACGGTCTGCAAGAAAACAAGCGCGAACACCCCAACCGGCACGCCCGCTGAGGCTAACCTTACCCCTCCAACAAGGGAGACGCGGTCAAACAAAACGGAAACAGCAACCAACACGGGGAACACCGAAACGAGCATCTGCGGACCCGGATTTATCCTCTTAGCCGCCTTAATACCCGTCCTGCTGAGAAGAGCAAAGCGGTGA
- the trmBL2 gene encoding HTH-type transcriptional regulator TrmBL2, whose protein sequence is MVKDRMVELLQEHFELNLYEARAYVALVGFGVLTPAELASVSEVPAPRTYDVLRSLEKKGFAISQPGKVNKYRPVHPQNILEKFIEEWQERVAEELELKKKAKEELLELMSPLIETEIPKYGVEKVWVVRGIRNATLKTKEMFEEVREQILLADDGYIAINLESDIIKAIDNGAKAKIIVTENVLHRLGTSKIMDYYKKGKVELKVIDKLELPMLICDDEVFFALDMAARYFNYETQIWIKDFRVKALFEGKFNEYWEQAKKA, encoded by the coding sequence ATGGTCAAGGACAGGATGGTTGAGCTCCTTCAGGAGCACTTTGAGTTGAACCTCTACGAGGCCAGGGCGTACGTGGCATTAGTCGGTTTTGGCGTCCTCACCCCGGCGGAGCTGGCGAGCGTTTCGGAGGTTCCGGCGCCGAGGACCTACGACGTCCTCAGGAGCCTTGAGAAGAAGGGCTTCGCCATCAGCCAGCCGGGCAAGGTGAACAAGTACAGGCCCGTCCACCCGCAGAACATCCTCGAGAAGTTCATCGAGGAGTGGCAGGAGCGCGTCGCCGAGGAGCTTGAGCTCAAGAAGAAGGCAAAGGAGGAGCTCCTCGAGCTCATGAGCCCGCTCATCGAGACCGAGATTCCGAAGTACGGCGTCGAGAAGGTCTGGGTTGTCAGGGGAATCAGGAACGCCACCCTCAAGACCAAGGAGATGTTCGAGGAGGTCAGGGAGCAGATACTCCTCGCCGACGACGGCTACATCGCCATCAACCTCGAGAGCGACATCATCAAGGCCATCGACAACGGCGCCAAGGCCAAGATAATCGTCACCGAGAACGTCCTCCACAGGCTCGGCACCTCCAAGATAATGGACTACTACAAGAAGGGCAAGGTCGAGCTCAAGGTTATCGACAAGCTCGAGCTCCCGATGCTCATCTGCGACGATGAGGTCTTCTTCGCCCTCGACATGGCCGCTCGCTACTTCAACTACGAGACCCAGATATGGATCAAGGACTTCCGCGTCAAGGCCCTCTTTGAGGGCAAGTTCAACGAGTACTGGGAGCAGGCCAAGAAGGCCTGA